A stretch of Spodoptera frugiperda isolate SF20-4 chromosome 6, AGI-APGP_CSIRO_Sfru_2.0, whole genome shotgun sequence DNA encodes these proteins:
- the LOC118267387 gene encoding transcriptional regulator ATRX homolog isoform X3, whose translation MAAEVPVCDLLSEAVEYMSKLGVNLRDRSDSLIKKRINNKKLRNARAVLKAAEKVLLICELSKKSLANVETGVRKVLSIIDASQAQTNSSDGGKTSNSALDKRNDRFFYFEYESCTLRVSKKISIKHFTDVKVMAKKLPVSMQDKYPVFYDCKLKRLRNKSSENQDDKQADNCGKTKTKSKVFGEFPETQTSNVSDESDSNSCDKSTKEKDNLNEKKIVENDVIEALDSIALNDTSDTVQDDNVCDKQESNGNKDSNLGEDTAVSELIECFANEAKVDEDETCDGKLKKRKKEATLIRKKFSKIKIIDDDSSDSENNSKSTENVTHKISSSDEETNINSEKENDDKETKSKEKKSSNSDVDTNKYDSDNNSAKSDNSSKPLIRCVNISKLLKPDALSSETIQPSNQRQNTQSKSLISKHKEKEKKPHSNSKDDVQKQRTINSSDDEFWAQKRKEVKKFKPKQFSVNINRLPQFTTNFMLSHKLKRITQNNKTVYEVNGTDSDHLKKNIDKVKNALLNESGSDSDNTISHKAKKVKKSLLKNSDSERSSNNDDNSSLENGDDALSSKTNKVKESLLHDSDSELKEKSSNINSCSNNVDDALISEANKVKESLLNDSDTELKDKSSNNDFDTCSDNIDDALLAETNKAIESFINESNNQSKEQATNKSSNSSSNNQEDTTDNAVVKDALLHESDSGSDKVVTKDCDKELEKDVAKEIKDALLNDSESDKNECAQDETSNNATKDKVARSQNESDVSEHSDETEAQNPDKIKSSLLNDSSDSGKKSPISSKKKKKLKKLRRTNSKRQGKRNRLCYTSSSESEDELNIKSKEITHKHHKRKSRQSNSSSSSEENRKKKQKTDGTGDEHSDTGVSKMVRSKAKPCGSSGQNSDIQDASDKDIDGLTNLNTLNKKHRRRDSSSTNNTVTRSGGKKTLTIKTEDMKVTYDDLLSAAASSSEPSDDENMPEEELPTIPSGLNGDSIEHLAKDDLLGESDSSGSQNEKRSEAEETRNEEESEDEQNVKLKRQRKANAISSDSEGGTSHRKQRDEDVRVSDFEDSEDESSESREKRSKRKKKGSESDASGGSSNEGGQKKRRRIKQVKDSDGSGSDTENEGRNKHGRKNIRKVMGKNQLEEATKKAAREEKERIARITERQKLYNNMEFDESGKPDEVVLEKVVLDFDPETKEPLIEVDRGLVKKLKPHQANGIKFMWDACFESVKRIKKDKGSGCILAHCMGLGKTLQVISLTHTLLTHGTLTGVNRVLVVCPLSTVLNWVNEFKMWLKHAHSEFEVDVYELSRYKQNSERAFQLQQWFEGGGVCVLGYEMFRNLSADNNKKFKKKMLRSFQESLVDPGPDLVVCDEGHLLKNEKTSLSQSMNRVKTRRRIVLTGTPLQNNLKEYYCMVQFVKPNLLGKYNEYLNRFVNPITNGQYTDSTEHDIKVMKRRSHVLHKMLDGAVQRRDYGVLAPFLPPKHEYVLFITLSDVQVKLYQFYLDNYSRRPLPGKSSGFLFPDFQSLQRIWTHPLVLKYNSERYEIMQQKKREREEEDSEGSLVDFIDDDSTPEETSTEESTDELSDMSDDSRKKSKKKNKGKKSKGKDSKVGTRRGTRANPGNVEADEDDPDVAEVVEVRNENPTEWWIKLVEEEELDDMRNSHKLVLLFDILRQCEAIGDKLLVFSQSLYSLDLIEHFLGKVDEATQEGRIDEKLGGHVGSWSPGVDYFRLDGSTSCENRSIWCKNFNREDNPRARLFLISTRAGGLGINLVAANRVVIFDVSWNPSHDVQSIFRVYRFGQKKPCYIYRFLAMGTMEEKIYERQVTKQAISKRVIDEQQIDRHYAENDLAELYKFEARPDEPRPIPALPKDRLFAEMLREHEAQIYKYHEHDSLLENKEEETLSEEERKAAWEDFENEKNRPPPAPFPSAWPMHNGMMPGLLAAQQQQLAYAALAAMLRKDMPNINDNQIRDMLPLIYNSNPGMFGGYDFGLMQKMSELYKYAPPGMMNPGMMNAVMNSGGGASASSGSAASSLQYEPPWQRQQQQQHHMRLQQLMQQNIYAGGLGSRDPVAMALQQQRSREILMAGSRPRGRPPLAARAPPPTTAQDVVNLDSD comes from the exons ATGGCTGCCGAAGTGCCTGTTTGCGATTTGTTGAGTGAAGCAGTGGAGTATATGTCTAAACTTGGCGTTAATTTACGTGACCGATCTGATAGTTtgataaagaaaagaataaataataagaagtTGCGGAATGCACGCGCAGTTTTAAAAGCAGCTGAAAAGGTGCTTCTCATTTGTGAATTGTCAAAAAAATCACTCGCGAATGTTGAAACCGGCGTTCGAAAAGTCTTATCCATTATTGACGCATCTCAGGCGCAAACAAATAGCAGTGATGGCGGGAAAACTAGTAATAGCGCATTGGATAAGCGTAATgaccgatttttttattttgaatatgaaTCATGCACATTGCGAGTATCtaagaaaatttcaataaaacacttTACAGATGTAAAGGTCATGGCAAAAAAGTTGCCAGTTTCTATGCAGGACAAATATCCAGTATTTTATGACTGCAAACTTAAGAGATTAAGGAACAAATCATCAGAAAATCAAGATGATAAGCAAGCAGACAATTGTGGAAAAACTAAGACGAAAAGCAAAGTTTTTGGAGAATTTCCAGAAACCCAGACTTCAAATGTTTCAGATGAATCTGATTCAAATTCATGTGACAAGTCAACGAAGGAAAAAGATAATCTCAATgagaaaaaaattgttgaaaatGATGTTATAGAGGCTTTGGATTCTATTGCTCTCAATGATACATCAGATACTGTTCAAGATGATAATGTTTGTGATAAACAGGAAAGCAATGGAAACAAAGACAGCAATTTGGGTGAGGATACAGCAGTGTCTGAACTTATTGAATGCTTTGCAAATGAAGCAAAGGTTGATGAGGATGAAACATGCGATGGCAAActcaaaaaaaggaaaaaagaagCTACCCTTATTAGGAAGAAGTTTAGTAAAATTAAGATAATTGATGATGATAGTTCAGATAGTGAAAATAATTCTAAAAGCACAGAAAATGTCACCCATAAGATATCATCATCTGATGAAGAAACTAATATAAATTCAGAGAAGGAAAATGAtgataaagaaacaaaatcaaaagaaaagaaATCTAGTAACAGTGATGTAgacacaaataaatatgattcaGACAACAATTCTGCAAAATCTGACAATAGTTCTAAACCCCTGATAAGATGTGTAAATATATCTAAATTACTTAAACCTGATGCATTAAGTTCAGAAACAATTCAACCATCAAACCAAAGACAAAATACTCAAAGTAAGTCATTAATTTcaaaacataaagaaaaagAGAAGAAACCACATAGCAATTCTAAAGATGATGTCCAAAAGCAAAGAACAATAAATTCAAGTGATGATGAATTTTGGGCCCAAAAAAGAAAAGAGGTTAAAAAATTTAAACCTAAGCAGTTTTctgtaaatattaatagattACCACAATTTACAACCAATTTTATGCTTTCTCATAAGTTGAAGAGAATCactcaaaataacaaaactgttTATGAAGTCAATGGTACAGACTCTGACCATTTAAAGAAGAATATTGACAAAGTTAAGAATGCCTTACTAAATGAATCTGGGTCAGATTCTGACAACACCATTTCACACAAAGCAAAGAAAGTTAAAAAGTCTCTTCTCAAAAATTCTGATTCTGAAAGATCTTcaaataatgatgataatagTTCCTTAGAAAATGGCGATGATGCCTTGTcctctaaaacaaataaagtaaaagaaTCTCTTCTTCATGATTCTGATTCAGAATTGAAGGAAAAGTCTTCAAACATTAATAGTTGCTCAAATAATGTTGATGATGCCTTAATATCTGAAgcaaataaagtaaaagaaTCACTGCTTAATGATTCTGATACTGAATTAAAAGACAAATCTTCAAATAATGACTTTGATACTTGCTCAGATAATATTGATGATGCCTTATTAGCTGAAACAAATAAGGCAATAGAATCATTTATCAACGAATCTAATAACCAATCAAAAGAACAAGCAACAAACAAATCCAGCAACAGTAGTTCAAATAACCAAGAAGACACAACAGATAATGCAGTTGTTAAAGATGCACTTCTTCATGAATCTGATTCAGGAAGCGATAAAGTCGTTACCAAAGATTGTGATAAAGAATTAGAAAAAGATGTTGCTAAGGAAATTAAAGATGCTTTGCTTAATGACTCTGAATCTGATAAAAATGAGTGTGCTCAAGATGAAACAAGTAATAATGCCACTAAAGATAAAGTTGCCAGATCACAAAATGAGTCTGATGTAAGTGAGCACTCTGATGAAACTGAAGCTCAAAATCCAGATAAAATCAAGTCATCCCTGTTAAATGATTCATCTGATAGTGGAAAAAAATCACCAATTAGTTctaagaagaaaaagaaattaaaaaaacttagaaGAACAAACAGCAAAAGGCAAGGTAAACGAAATAGGTTGTGCTACACATCAAGCTCAGAAAGTGAAGATGAATTAAATATCAAGTCTAAGGAGATTACTCATAAACATCATAAAAGAAAATCACGTCAATCCAATTCTTCTTCATCCAGTGAGGAAAATAGGAAAAAGAAGCAAAAAACTGATGGAACTGGTGATGAGCATTCAGATACTGGTGTTAGCAAG ATGGTACGTTCTAAGGCAAAACCGTGTGGAAGCAGCGGCCAGAATTCTGATATTCAAGATGCATCAGACAAAGATATTGATGG aCTGACAAATTTgaatacattaaacaaaaaacatcgACGGCGTGATTCCTCGTCGACGAATAACACGGTCACCCGAAGCGGTGGTAAGAAGACTCTTACGATCAAAACTGAGGATATGAAAGTAACGTATGATGACCTGCTGTCTGCAGCTGCCAGCAGTTCTGAACCCTCCGATGATGAAAATATGCCTGAAGAAG AGCTGCCCACCATACCATCTGGACTCAATGGCGATAGTATCGAGCATTTAGCTAAAGATGATTTATTAGGCGAGAGTGATTCTTCAGGGTCACAGAATGAAAAGAGAAGTGAGGCGGAG GAAACTCGCAATGAAGAGGAATCGGAGGATGAACAAAA TGTAAAATTAAAACGGCAACGCAAGGCGAATGCGATATCCTCGGATTCTGAAGGTGGAACTTCACACCGTAAGCAGAGGGATGAGGACGTGAGAGTGAGTGATTTCGAGGACTCGGAGGACGAGAGTTCGGAGTCCAGAGAGAAGCGCTCCAAGCGAAAGAAGAAAGGATCTGAGAGTGATGCCTCGGGAGGATCTAGTAATGAAGGAGG cCAAAAGAAACGTCGCCGTATAAAACAGGTGAAGGACAGCGATGGCTCTGGATCAGACACTGAGAATGAAGGGAGAAATAAACATGGCAGGAAGAATATACGTAAG GTTATGGGTAAGAACCAGTTGGAAGAGGCCACTAAAAAGGCGGCTCGCGAAGAGAAAGAAAGGATTGCTCGTATTACAGAGAGACAGAAATTG TACAACAACATGGAATTTGACGAGTCTGGCAAACCGGACGAGGTTGTCTTGGAGAAGGTGGTGTTAGATTTCGACCCTGAAACTAAAGAACCACTGATTGAAGTCGATAGAGGACTTGTGAAGAAACTGAAGCCCCatcag GCTAACGGAATAAAGTTCATGTGGGACGCGTGCTTTGAGAGTGTGAAACGTATCAAGAAGGACAAAGGCTCTGGGTGCATCCTCGCGCACTGTATGGGTCTCGGCAAAACTCTACAA GTAATATCCCTGACGCACACGTTGTTGACGCACGGCACTCTGACGGGCGTGAACCGTGTGTTGGTGGTGTGTCCCCTGTCCACTGTACTTAACTGGGTCAATGAGTTCAAAATGTGGCTCAAACACGCACACTCCGAGTTCGAAGTCGACGTGTATGAGTTGTCCAG GTACAAACAGAATTCGGAGCGAGCGTTCCAACTGCAGCAATGGTTTGAAGGGGGCGGGGTGTGCGTGCTCGGGTACGAGATGTTCCGCAACCTCTCCGCTGACAACAACAAGAAGTTCAAGAAAAAGATGCTGAGGAGCTTCCAGGAGAGCCTTGTTGATCCAG GACCGGACTTGGTGGTGTGTGACGAAGGGCATTTGTTGAAGAACGAGAAGACCAGTCTGTCGCAGTCTATGAACAGAGTGAAGACGCGACGCCGCATCGTCCTCACCGGCACGCCGCTACAGAACAACTTGAAAGAAT ACTACTGCATGGTACAATTCGTGAAGCCGAACCTGCTGGGAAAGTACAACGAGTACTTGAATCGTTTCGTGAACCCCATCACCAACGGACAGTACACTGACTCGACGGAACACGACATCAAGGTCATGAAGAGACGCTCCCACGTACTGCATAAAATGTTGGATGGAGCTGTTCAG AGGAGAGACTATGGGGTGCTGGCGCCCTTCTTACCTCCGAAACACGAGTATGTGCTGTTCATAACTCTGTCCGACGTTCAAGTCAAGCTCTACCAGTTCTATTTGGATAACTACTCTAGAAG GCCGCTACCTGGTAAATCGTCTGGGTTCCTGTTCCCTGACTTCCAATCGCTGCAGAGGATATGGACACATCCACTTGTCCTCAAGTATAACTCGGAAAGATACGAAATTATGCAGCAGAAAAAG AGGGAGAGAGAAGAAGAAGACTCGGAAGGATCATTAGTAGACTTTATAGATGATGATTCTACACCAGag gaaACTTCAACAGAAGAGTCGACGGATGAGCTCTCAGATATGAGCGATGACAGTCGAAAGAAGAGCAAGAAGAAGAATAAAGGCAAGAAAAGTAAGGGCAAGGACTCGAAGGTGGGCACGCGGCGAGGCACCAGGGCCAACCCAGGTAACG TGGAAGCGGACGAGGACGATCCCGACGTGGCTGAGGTAGTGGAGGTGAGGAACGAGAACCCGACGGAGTGGTGGATCAAGTTGGTGGAGGAGGAGGAACTCGACGACATGCGCAACTCGCACAAACTCGTCTTGTTGTTCGATATCCTGCGCCAGTGCGAAGCCATCGGGGATAAACT GTTGGTGTTTTCGCAGTCGTTGTACTCTCTAGATCTGATAGAACACTTCCTAGGTAAAGTAGATGAAGCGACGCAAGAGGGACGTATCGACGAGAAACTCGGAGGACATGTCG GTTCATGGTCGCCCGGCGTAGACTACTTCAGGCTGGATGGGTCTACATCGTGTGAGAACAGATCTATTTGGTGTAAGAACTTCAACAGAGAAGATAATCCCAGAGCTAG GTTATTCCTAATATCGACTCGCGCGGGTGGCCTGGGCATCAACTTGGTGGCTGCCAACCGAGTGGTCATCTTCGATGTCTCATGGAACCCCTCACACGATGTGCAAAGTATATTCAGGGTCTACCGGTTCGGGCAGAAGAAACCTTGCTATATTTACAGATTTTTAGCTATG GGTACAATGGAGGAGAAAATCTATGAGCGTCAAGTGACGAAGCAGGCGATCTCTAAGCGAGTGATCGACGAGCAACAGATCGACCGACACTACGCGGAGAACGACCTCGCCGAGCTGTACAAGTTCGAGGCGCGCCCGGACGAGCCCCGCCCCATACCCGCGCTGCCCAAAGACAGACTCTTCGCGGAAATGCTCAGGGAACACGAGGCTCAG ATTTACAAGTACCACGAGCACGATTCTCTGCTGGAGAACAAGGAGGAGGAGACTCTGAGCGAGGAGGAGCGGAAGGCAGCCTGGGAGGACTTCGAGAACGAGAAGAACAGGCCACCGCCCGCGCCATTCCCGTCCGCCTGGCCCATGCACAATGGAATGA TGCCGGGTCTGCTGGCGGCGCAGCAGCAACAGCTGGCGTACGCGGCGCTGGCCGCCATGTTGCGCAAGGACATGCCCAACATCAACGACAACCAGATCCGGGACATGCTGCCGCTCATATACAACTCTAACCCCGGG ATGTTCGGTGGATATGACTTTGGC ttgaTGCAGAAAATGTCTGAACTCTACAAGTATGCACCACCGGGCATGATGAATCCCGGTATGATGAATGCTGTCATGAATTCTG GTGGCGGTGCGAGTGCGTCGAGCGGTAGCGCGGCCAGCTCGCTGCAGTACGAGCCGCCCTGGCAGCGccagcaacaacaacagcatCACATGCGCCTGCAGCAACTCATGCAGCAAAAC ATCTACGCAGGCGGGCTCGGCAGCCGCGACCCCGTGGCCATGGCGCTGCAACAACAACGCTCGCGCGAGATCCTCATGGCCGGCTCCCGCCCGCGCGGCCGGCCCCCCCTCGCCGCCAGGGCGCCGCCCCCCACCACCGCGCAGGACGTCGTCAACCTCGACTCCGACTAG